The window TTTGTCTCTTTTCTCTCGGTCAACACATCGTCCACGGAGAGAGACTCGCCTTCTATCGCAGGGGATATCAGGTCGTCTTTAGAGTCTATAGGCCATATTTTCCCCCATCCGTCGAACCGCACCACCGCCCCTTTCTGTCTGAGGCCGTAGGGGCCGGAGAGGGCCTCCAGCACCGTGTTGTCTATCCTTGCCGGGGCCATCTGGGACGCTACGGTCCTCTTCCAGATCATGTCGTAGAGCCTAAACTGTTCTGGCGACAGGACTTCCCTAAGCCCTTCCGGTGCGAGAGAGGGATCGGTGGGCCTTATGGCCTCGTGGGCATCTTGGGATCTGCCGGAGGCGGTGAACAGGTTGGGCTTTTCGGGCAGATAGTTTTCCCCCCATCGAGAGAGGACCGTTGACCTTATGGCGGAGATGGCTTCAGGGGCCAGCCTCAGGCTATCGGTCCTCATGTAGGTTATAAGCCCTGTTAGTCCTTTCCCCGGGACGTTTACCCCCTCGAAAAGGGACTGAGCGACTCTCATGGTCCGCCTAGGAGAGTATCCAAGCCTTCTGGCGGCCTCCTGCTGGAGGGTGCTGGTTTTAAGGGGAGCAGGAGCCTTTCTACGTCCCTCTCTGGTCATAAAGGAGGAAACGATGATGCCCTCTCTGTGCAGGGTTTCGGAGATGTGCTGGGCCATCTCCTCCGAGTCTATTTTAAGGGGCTTTCCTTTGACCATCAGGGATTTGCCGTCCCGCTTCTCCACCTTGAGCCGGTAGGACCGGTCATCCTCTGAGCTCGCTTTAACCTCTACCGCCCAGTAGGGCTGAGGTAGGAAGGCCTCTATCTCTTTCTCCCTGTCGCACAGTATGGTCAAGGCCACCGATTGGACCCTGCCGGCGGAGAGACCGTACCTTATCTTCTTCCACAGAAGGGGGCTTAAGGTATAGCCCACCAACCGATCGAGCACCCTTCTGGCCTGCTGGGCGTCCACTTTAGCCATGTCCACAGGTATAGGCTCGTCCATAGCCTGGACCACCGCGTCTTTGGTTATCTGGTGAAAAAGCACCCGACAGGGGCTGCCGGGGTCTATTCCCAGAAGTCCCGCCAGATGCCAGGCGATGGCCTCCCCCTCCCTATCGGGGTCGGAGGCCAGAAGAACCCTGTCGCATTTGGATGCCAGGGACTGAAGTTCCTTTTTTATCTTAGCTTTACCCTTTACCAGTATATACTCCGGCTTAAAGCCATCGTCCACGTCTATGGCCAACCGGCTTTTGGGCAGGTCAACTATATGGCCGACGCTGGCCTTTACGGTGTAGCCAGGTCCCAGTATTTTAGTGAGGGTCTTGGCTTTGGTAGGAGACTCTACTACCACCAAGGTCCCTCCGGTGGAGGCTCGTGGCTTTGCCGGTTCTTTTTTCGCTTTTGCCATGTCAGACCTCCTCTTTACTCAGCAGATCCAGGTAGGGGCCCTGTCGTTATGGCGGAGAGCCAGCTCCGGGCCGTAATATTTATCCAGAAAAAAAGTGTCCACTAGAGCACTGAAGATTTCGGCGTCCACAGGCCTTCTCTGAGACCTACCGAAGGAGACCGCTTCGTCGATGGCCTTCTCGACCACCTCTCTAGGGACGTCTATACAGGCCAGGTACCTATACACCATGGTCTGAGCTTCCATATCCAGGTATCTTCTCTCTATATCGTGCAGCGTTCTAAACAACGGCATCAATTCCTCGCTCGGAAATATGGGAAACGTCGCACATTGTACCTTCACCAACGGAGTTGTCAACCTAAATGTACAGAAAAAAGGCGAGAGACATCCCAGCCTCTCGCCTTTTTTTCGTTAATTATCCCTGTAAAGGCTCCTTATGCCGTTAAGGATGAGACGCTGCTCAACACCGGCGACCAGCTTTCTGGTGTAGGCCACAGTGTCGGGGTTTACGCTCATGCTGTCTATGCCGCACTTGACCAGGAACTCGGCAAAATCGGGGTAGAGGGATGGCCCCTGGCCGCAGATGGAGCAGGTTATTCCGTGCCTGTGGGCTGCCTTTACTAAGGTCTCTATGGCCCTGGTAACCGAGATGTTTCTCTCGTCGAAGTATCCCATGGTGTTGAGGATGCCCGAGTCACGGTCCACCCCCATGACAAGCTGGGTGAGGTCGTTGCTACCTATGCTGAATCCGTCGACCATCTGGGCGAATTCGTCGGCGGCGAAGACCACCGCCGGGACCTCAGCCATTATCCAGAGCTTGAAGGATTTGTTACGGACCAACCCCTCGGAGGCCATGATTTCCTTGACCTGCTCGAGCTCCCAGGTAGTCCTGACGAAGGGCAACATGACCCACACGTTTATGAGGCCGAACTCATCTCGGATCTTTTTTATGGCCTGGCACTCGAGGCGGAACCCTTCCTCGTATTCTTTGGAAATGTACCGGGATACCCCTCTCCAGCCTATCATAGGGTTGTTCTCCTCGGGCTCTACCTCCTCGCCTCCCTTAAGCCCCCTAAACTCGTTGGTCCTGAAGTCGCTGAGGCGAACCACCACCGGCCTGGGATAGACCGCCTGGGCCACGGTGGTGATAGAGTCGGACATGGCCTCGACCAGTTTCTGGCCTTCGCCGTTTCTGACTAAGTACATAGGGTGGACACCTAGGCTGTTGAAGATAAACTCGGTCCTCATAAGTCCGATTCCGTCGAAGGGGAGGTTTTTGTACTTGTCCACCACCGACGAGTCTCCTAGGTTCATGTATATTTTTGTTCCCGTCACCGGGGCCAGGTCGTAGACCATGTCCCTGTTGTAGCCAGAAGCGGCACCGGGAGCCACAGGAGAGTGTTTGT is drawn from Dethiosulfovibrio salsuginis and contains these coding sequences:
- the topA gene encoding type I DNA topoisomerase; this translates as MAKAKKEPAKPRASTGGTLVVVESPTKAKTLTKILGPGYTVKASVGHIVDLPKSRLAIDVDDGFKPEYILVKGKAKIKKELQSLASKCDRVLLASDPDREGEAIAWHLAGLLGIDPGSPCRVLFHQITKDAVVQAMDEPIPVDMAKVDAQQARRVLDRLVGYTLSPLLWKKIRYGLSAGRVQSVALTILCDREKEIEAFLPQPYWAVEVKASSEDDRSYRLKVEKRDGKSLMVKGKPLKIDSEEMAQHISETLHREGIIVSSFMTREGRRKAPAPLKTSTLQQEAARRLGYSPRRTMRVAQSLFEGVNVPGKGLTGLITYMRTDSLRLAPEAISAIRSTVLSRWGENYLPEKPNLFTASGRSQDAHEAIRPTDPSLAPEGLREVLSPEQFRLYDMIWKRTVASQMAPARIDNTVLEALSGPYGLRQKGAVVRFDGWGKIWPIDSKDDLISPAIEGESLSVDDVLTERKETKPPARFSEASLIKTLEEEGVGRPSTYASIVETLYDRAYVEKDDDRHLVPTALGRIVDDFLLDHFGGESVSPIVNPGFTATMEGSLDLIEEQQRDWVNVVSLFWEPFTRAIEEAEKAPKIPPPPPEPIGESCPECGKDLVKKRGRFGEFIACSGYPECRYTRAILKKVGVICPKCGQDQGGEVVQRKSKKGRTFYGCSRYPDCDYVSWNRPAAEKCPECGGDMEFKGRSKTPICASCGRKGAE